Proteins from a genomic interval of Yoonia sp. GPGPB17:
- the gshB gene encoding glutathione synthase, which translates to MSLKIAFQMDPIGPIDIDADSTFRIAEEAQSREHSLFYYTPDMLAYDQGRVIAKGWPLTVQRVKGDHFRLGEEQTVDLADFDVLWLRQDPPFDMGYITTTHVLDMVHPDTLVVNDPFWVRNYPEKLLVLNFPDLTPPTMIARDLDTLKTFRAQHGDVILKPLYGNGGAGVFKLREGDSNLASLHELFTGINREPLIMQQFLPDVAKGDKRVILVDGEPVGAINRIPAAGETRSNMHVGGRPEKVDLTDRDREICARIGPLLREKGQIFVGIDVIGDWLTEINVTSPTGIQELERFDGVNIAEKIWHAIEVKR; encoded by the coding sequence ATGTCGCTCAAAATCGCTTTCCAGATGGACCCGATCGGGCCAATCGACATTGACGCCGATAGCACGTTCCGTATTGCCGAAGAGGCACAGTCGCGCGAGCACTCCCTGTTTTACTACACACCTGACATGCTTGCCTATGACCAGGGCCGGGTGATCGCCAAAGGGTGGCCTTTGACAGTGCAACGGGTGAAGGGCGATCATTTTCGCCTTGGTGAAGAACAAACTGTTGATTTGGCGGACTTTGATGTCCTGTGGCTGCGTCAGGATCCACCATTCGATATGGGCTACATTACAACGACCCATGTTTTGGACATGGTCCATCCGGATACACTGGTCGTGAATGACCCGTTTTGGGTGCGCAACTATCCTGAAAAACTCTTGGTGCTGAACTTTCCTGATCTGACACCTCCAACAATGATTGCGCGCGATCTGGATACGCTCAAGACCTTCCGCGCGCAGCACGGTGACGTGATCCTCAAGCCGCTCTATGGCAATGGCGGTGCGGGTGTTTTCAAGCTGAGGGAAGGTGACAGCAATCTCGCCTCACTGCATGAGCTCTTTACAGGCATCAATCGCGAGCCATTGATTATGCAGCAATTCCTGCCGGATGTCGCGAAAGGCGACAAGCGCGTGATCCTTGTGGATGGCGAACCAGTAGGTGCAATCAATCGCATTCCAGCCGCCGGTGAAACCCGCTCGAACATGCATGTAGGTGGCCGCCCCGAGAAGGTTGATCTGACGGACCGCGACCGTGAGATATGTGCGCGGATCGGTCCGCTTCTACGTGAAAAGGGTCAGATATTTGTCGGGATTGATGTGATCGGTGATTGGCTGACCGAGATTAATGTGACGTCGCCCACCGGCATTCAGGAGCTTGAACGATTTGATGGCGTAAACATCGCTGAAAAAATCTGGCACGCGATTGAGGTCAAGCGCTAG
- a CDS encoding rhomboid family intramembrane serine protease, whose protein sequence is MKPESPFNALPPVVIMLALLIVGIEAVFQLANYGIIGGPRGVGWRIAAIEQYGYSPVVLDRVLVNADYSFDMLKRFVTYTFINGQLTQVAFCAALVLALGKFTAEYYGSLKVVFLYVATSVAGAVVFGLLIDSRYPLIGAFTPVYGLIGAYTYALWLRLGEAGDNQIMAFRLIGFLLMLQLIFGLIFGGNNQWISELTGFLTGFLLAVILAPGGWSGLVARMRQRS, encoded by the coding sequence ATGAAGCCTGAAAGCCCGTTCAATGCTTTGCCCCCGGTGGTGATTATGTTGGCGCTTTTGATCGTTGGGATCGAAGCCGTCTTCCAATTGGCAAACTACGGGATCATTGGCGGGCCGCGCGGAGTTGGATGGCGCATCGCCGCAATCGAGCAATATGGCTACTCACCAGTTGTTCTGGATCGTGTGCTGGTCAACGCGGACTATTCATTTGATATGCTCAAGCGCTTTGTGACCTACACCTTCATCAATGGCCAGCTGACGCAGGTTGCCTTTTGCGCAGCGCTGGTTCTGGCACTGGGCAAATTCACTGCAGAGTACTACGGATCACTTAAAGTGGTGTTTCTTTACGTCGCAACCAGCGTTGCTGGTGCTGTTGTTTTTGGCCTGCTGATCGACAGCCGTTACCCTCTGATAGGTGCGTTCACGCCGGTTTACGGACTAATTGGTGCCTATACCTATGCGTTATGGCTGCGATTGGGTGAGGCGGGTGACAACCAGATTATGGCGTTTCGACTGATCGGGTTTTTGTTGATGTTGCAGCTGATTTTCGGACTGATTTTCGGCGGCAATAACCAGTGGATATCGGAGCTAACGGGATTCCTTACTGGTTTCCTGCTGGCCGTGATCCTGGCACCTGGCGGATGGAGTGGACTTGTTGCGCGGATGAGGCAGCGATCCTAA
- a CDS encoding universal stress protein, translating to MRKFMVVLDDSRECLNAMRFAAMRASHTGGGVAVLSIIPPDEFNHWIGVGEIMRAEARERIEVHYEVFAKWMRDKQNVDPELIIREGEPLNEIIAHVNEDPEIGVLVLGAGDDSKGPGPLVTQLSKQSGSLPIPITIVPGDLSKERLEAIT from the coding sequence ATGCGTAAATTCATGGTCGTTTTGGATGATAGCCGCGAATGCCTGAATGCCATGCGCTTTGCTGCGATGCGGGCATCGCATACAGGTGGCGGCGTTGCTGTTCTTTCCATTATTCCGCCGGATGAGTTTAACCACTGGATCGGCGTAGGTGAAATCATGCGCGCCGAGGCGCGCGAGCGGATCGAAGTGCATTATGAGGTTTTCGCCAAGTGGATGCGCGACAAGCAAAACGTCGATCCAGAGCTAATCATTCGTGAAGGCGAACCCCTGAATGAGATTATCGCCCATGTGAATGAAGACCCTGAAATTGGTGTGCTGGTGTTAGGCGCTGGCGATGACAGCAAAGGACCGGGCCCGTTGGTCACACAACTCAGCAAGCAATCGGGCAGCCTGCCGATTCCGATCACCATTGTACCGGGCGATTTGTCCAAAGAACGGCTCGAAGCGATCACCTAA
- a CDS encoding VOC family protein, producing MSATPSPRVGHVHLRVSDLDQSIAFYADILGFVVTQRYGTSAAFLAAGDYHHHIGLNTWESLGATPPPAGHTGLYHSAFLYPDRQSLAKAMARVVAAGIPFDGAADHGVSEAVYLRDPDENGVELYVDKPMTAWPRSEDGKLQMVNDRLDIAALLALAQEPSQI from the coding sequence ATGTCCGCAACACCATCCCCACGCGTTGGCCATGTCCATTTGCGCGTGTCCGATCTTGACCAGTCTATCGCATTCTATGCGGACATTCTGGGGTTCGTGGTCACACAACGCTATGGCACCAGCGCGGCCTTTCTGGCTGCTGGTGACTACCATCACCACATCGGACTGAACACATGGGAAAGCCTTGGTGCTACACCGCCACCCGCCGGTCACACGGGGCTTTATCATTCCGCATTTCTTTATCCCGACAGGCAGTCCTTGGCGAAAGCCATGGCACGCGTCGTTGCCGCCGGTATCCCGTTCGATGGTGCTGCTGACCATGGTGTGAGCGAAGCTGTTTATCTACGCGATCCGGATGAAAACGGGGTTGAGCTTTACGTCGACAAACCAATGACCGCTTGGCCACGCAGTGAAGATGGTAAGCTGCAAATGGTCAATGACCGCCTTGATATTGCGGCCCTGCTTGCCCTCGCCCAGGAACCGTCACAAATCTGA
- a CDS encoding penicillin-binding protein activator — MFARFSNARKPMARFFAFTALLWLAACDVTLAPDANVGRQIDTGDPIEVALLVPGGSAQSTDNQLAQNFENAARLAIADLDGATVDLRVYNTAGGNPEQAAIAATQAVNEGAKIIIGPLYGEAANAAGVAIAGRDVNVLAFSNNRAFAGGNIFILGSTFDNTAARLVQFGTRQGVSRYMVVHGDDLPGRVGRDAITTAVQGNGGEVVGVESYPLSQQGIFTSTRRIVSNVRRSGAQAVFTTAGANADLPIIATALPDAGMDTDRSRFIGLTRWDTLPQLAALPGLEGGLFALPDPGTAALFANRYAATYGDTPHPLAGLAYDGIAAIGALAAAGNTEALTKSALTQPQGFRGTSGVFRLLPNGLNQRGLAVATIQNNQVVILEQAPRSFGGPGL, encoded by the coding sequence ATGTTTGCTCGTTTCAGCAACGCCCGCAAGCCGATGGCTCGCTTTTTTGCTTTCACCGCTCTGCTTTGGCTTGCTGCATGCGACGTCACGCTTGCGCCCGACGCCAATGTGGGCCGTCAGATTGATACCGGCGACCCCATTGAAGTCGCTTTGCTGGTTCCGGGTGGTTCTGCGCAGTCAACGGACAATCAGTTGGCTCAGAACTTCGAGAACGCAGCCCGCCTTGCAATTGCTGATCTCGACGGTGCAACCGTTGACTTGCGCGTCTACAACACCGCAGGCGGAAATCCTGAACAGGCAGCGATAGCGGCAACACAGGCCGTCAACGAAGGCGCAAAAATCATCATTGGTCCGCTTTACGGTGAGGCCGCAAATGCCGCTGGCGTGGCCATTGCAGGCCGAGATGTGAATGTGCTGGCATTCTCAAACAATCGCGCATTTGCAGGCGGGAATATCTTTATCCTTGGCTCGACTTTTGACAATACGGCCGCACGCCTTGTGCAATTTGGCACGCGCCAGGGCGTGAGCCGCTACATGGTTGTGCATGGTGACGATCTGCCCGGGCGTGTTGGGCGTGATGCTATTACAACGGCTGTACAGGGTAATGGCGGTGAGGTTGTAGGCGTCGAAAGCTATCCGCTGTCGCAGCAAGGCATCTTCACATCCACCCGCCGGATTGTATCGAATGTGCGCCGTTCGGGGGCACAGGCCGTTTTCACGACGGCGGGGGCAAATGCGGATTTGCCGATCATCGCAACAGCCCTGCCCGATGCCGGTATGGACACCGACCGCAGCCGTTTCATCGGGCTGACCCGTTGGGATACGCTACCGCAACTGGCCGCCCTGCCTGGGCTTGAAGGTGGGCTCTTTGCCCTTCCTGATCCGGGGACAGCCGCCCTTTTCGCCAATCGCTATGCTGCGACATATGGGGATACACCGCATCCTCTGGCAGGACTGGCCTATGATGGCATTGCGGCAATCGGCGCGTTGGCTGCCGCAGGCAACACCGAAGCACTGACCAAATCCGCACTCACCCAACCGCAGGGGTTTCGTGGTACATCGGGCGTGTTTCGCCTGCTGCCAAATGGCCTCAACCAACGCGGGTTGGCTGTTGCCACCATTCAAAACAATCAGGTTGTGATCCTTGAACAAGCCCCAAGAAGCTTTGGTGGCCCCGGCCTCTGA
- a CDS encoding glutathione S-transferase N-terminal domain-containing protein, protein MAYELYIGDRTFSSWSLRGWLMLEKFGLPYQTHMVGLYAGTMKADLAHLRPARTVPVMQTSDGHVLTDSLAMAETLVENHPQA, encoded by the coding sequence ATGGCTTATGAACTCTATATTGGTGATCGCACTTTCAGCAGTTGGTCTTTGCGAGGCTGGCTGATGCTGGAAAAATTTGGACTACCCTATCAGACGCATATGGTCGGGCTTTATGCGGGTACCATGAAGGCTGATTTGGCTCATCTTAGACCGGCCCGCACAGTTCCGGTCATGCAGACAAGCGATGGTCATGTCCTGACCGACAGTCTTGCGATGGCCGAAACGCTGGTGGAAAACCACCCTCAGGCTTAG
- a CDS encoding branched-chain amino acid aminotransferase — MATGTNIRTYFEGTWHQGDVPVMRAADHGSWLGTTVFDGARFVNGLMPDLDLHCARVNRSAEALMITPTVSTEDMIAITKDGLAKYSQGAAVYIRPMYWAIHGDPTAIVPSVEETGFAICLEEIPFAPETASTTLALTKFRRPVIDDAVVNAKAGCLYPNNARMLAEVRGRGFGNALVADAMGNVAETATANVFMVKDGEVFTPIPNGTFLSGITRARHITNLRSEGVTVHETVLTFDDFRNADEVFLSGNMSKVTPVTAFEDRQYQVGPVTRQTRELYWDWAASNA; from the coding sequence ATGGCCACCGGCACAAACATCCGCACATATTTTGAAGGCACTTGGCACCAAGGCGATGTGCCCGTTATGCGCGCGGCTGACCACGGCTCATGGTTGGGAACCACCGTGTTTGATGGTGCGCGGTTTGTGAACGGGCTGATGCCGGATCTTGACCTGCACTGCGCCCGCGTTAACCGATCTGCCGAGGCGCTGATGATCACACCCACCGTCAGCACCGAAGACATGATAGCGATCACCAAAGACGGTCTGGCGAAGTACAGCCAAGGTGCCGCCGTCTATATTCGCCCGATGTACTGGGCTATTCATGGTGACCCCACCGCAATTGTGCCCAGCGTAGAAGAGACTGGCTTTGCCATCTGCCTTGAAGAAATTCCCTTTGCACCGGAAACCGCGTCGACGACCTTGGCTCTGACAAAGTTCCGCCGCCCTGTGATTGATGACGCCGTCGTAAACGCCAAGGCAGGGTGCCTGTATCCCAACAACGCCCGGATGCTCGCGGAAGTCCGCGGCCGCGGGTTTGGAAACGCATTGGTCGCCGACGCGATGGGAAACGTGGCCGAAACTGCCACTGCCAACGTGTTTATGGTCAAAGACGGCGAGGTATTCACCCCAATTCCAAACGGCACATTCCTGTCGGGTATCACCCGTGCGCGTCATATCACCAACCTCCGGTCGGAGGGCGTCACCGTCCATGAAACAGTTCTGACGTTCGATGATTTCCGCAACGCAGATGAAGTGTTCCTTTCGGGCAATATGTCCAAAGTCACGCCGGTGACAGCCTTTGAAGATCGCCAGTATCAGGTCGGCCCCGTCACAAGACAGACGCGCGAGTTGTATTGGGATTGGGCCGCAAGCAACGCCTGA
- the rsmI gene encoding 16S rRNA (cytidine(1402)-2'-O)-methyltransferase, giving the protein MNFVTKPLSAGLYFVATPIGSARDMTLRGLDILASADLIAAEDTRTARKLMEIHGVPLNGRSVVAFHDHSGEGAVARLISAMKSGKSVAYVSEAGTPLVADPGYELGCAAIKEEIAVTSAPGASAVLAALTVSGLPTDRFAFVGFLPAAKAQRRSEIAALRDVPFTLVFYESPKRIGEMLGNLRDVLGDERQAVVCRELTKKFEEVTRGSLQELATNFQGRSVKGEIVVLVGRAGAVDVADDDVGAALREAMKTMRVKDAATVVAGALGLPRRQVYQMALHMRDDE; this is encoded by the coding sequence ATGAATTTTGTAACCAAGCCACTCTCTGCCGGTCTTTATTTTGTGGCGACACCAATTGGATCGGCACGGGATATGACGCTGCGCGGTCTGGATATCCTTGCGTCAGCCGATCTGATTGCGGCAGAGGATACGCGAACAGCGCGCAAACTGATGGAAATTCATGGCGTGCCGCTGAATGGGCGCAGCGTGGTTGCGTTTCATGATCATAGCGGCGAGGGGGCCGTCGCTCGCCTGATTTCAGCAATGAAGTCTGGCAAGTCAGTGGCTTACGTATCGGAGGCCGGGACGCCGCTGGTCGCGGACCCGGGCTATGAGTTGGGGTGCGCGGCGATCAAGGAAGAGATCGCGGTAACCTCTGCCCCGGGCGCATCGGCTGTGTTGGCCGCACTGACGGTATCAGGCTTACCGACGGACCGTTTCGCCTTTGTGGGGTTCCTGCCAGCGGCAAAGGCCCAGCGCAGATCCGAGATTGCAGCATTGCGCGATGTGCCGTTCACGCTGGTATTTTATGAAAGCCCGAAACGTATTGGTGAAATGTTAGGTAATTTACGCGATGTCTTGGGGGATGAGCGGCAAGCCGTGGTTTGTCGTGAACTAACAAAGAAGTTTGAAGAGGTGACGCGCGGGTCATTGCAGGAACTGGCCACTAATTTTCAAGGACGATCTGTGAAGGGCGAAATCGTTGTTCTTGTCGGGCGCGCGGGTGCCGTTGATGTGGCTGATGATGACGTCGGCGCAGCCTTGCGCGAAGCGATGAAAACGATGCGCGTAAAAGACGCGGCCACGGTTGTTGCGGGTGCATTGGGTCTGCCCCGACGGCAGGTCTACCAGATGGCATTGCATATGAGAGATGACGAATGA
- a CDS encoding CPBP family glutamic-type intramembrane protease, translating to MAAYEIAACSAKIMAHVSKHWHDCLGVAITALFALLAHPIPLWVGGVIALGALMNGTLEEVFWRGTVLLDDATPAQQIGQLGLFTGWHVALLFATGVVVTGGAAGVLGGAAIGGALWTLARVQTGSIGFGAICHVALNLVAFTELATHNL from the coding sequence ATGGCGGCATATGAAATTGCGGCCTGTTCTGCCAAGATCATGGCTCACGTTTCTAAACATTGGCATGATTGCTTAGGCGTCGCAATCACCGCCCTCTTTGCGTTACTGGCGCACCCAATTCCGCTTTGGGTCGGTGGGGTCATTGCGCTGGGCGCATTGATGAATGGCACCCTGGAAGAGGTGTTCTGGCGCGGCACCGTCCTACTTGATGACGCCACACCAGCCCAACAAATCGGCCAACTTGGGCTCTTTACCGGTTGGCATGTTGCCTTGCTCTTCGCGACTGGTGTGGTGGTGACGGGTGGGGCCGCAGGTGTCTTGGGTGGTGCGGCAATTGGCGGCGCACTCTGGACATTGGCACGCGTGCAAACTGGCAGCATCGGTTTCGGCGCGATATGTCATGTTGCACTTAATCTAGTTGCCTTCACTGAATTGGCGACACACAACCTGTGA
- the trpS gene encoding tryptophan--tRNA ligase → MTQTSFTPRVFSGIKPSGGLTLGNYLGAIKRFVGMQGQMETVYCVVDMHAITVWQDPKELANMTREVAAGYLAAGLDPTQSILFNQSQVAAHAELGWIFNCVARVGWMNRMTQFKDKAGSNAEKVSLGLYAYPALMAADILLYHATHVPVGDDQKQHVELTRDIAAKFNHDFKTDFFPLTEPVIEGPAMRIMNLRDGTKKMSKSGESDMERINMTDDADKIAKKFKKAKTDPEPLPETIDGLSGRPEARNLVDIYAALADLTPEAVVAEYPGAQWGKFKPALADLAVAKLAPISDEMARFMADPAEIDRILGQGAEKARAIANPILRDTYDIVGMLRS, encoded by the coding sequence ATGACCCAGACATCTTTTACTCCGCGCGTTTTCTCCGGGATCAAACCCTCGGGTGGGCTGACGCTTGGGAACTATCTGGGCGCGATCAAGCGCTTTGTCGGCATGCAGGGTCAGATGGAGACGGTCTATTGCGTCGTTGATATGCACGCGATCACCGTGTGGCAGGACCCAAAAGAGCTGGCCAATATGACGCGCGAGGTCGCCGCCGGATATCTGGCTGCGGGTTTGGATCCAACGCAGTCGATCTTGTTCAATCAAAGTCAGGTCGCGGCACATGCCGAGCTTGGGTGGATCTTCAACTGTGTCGCGCGTGTCGGCTGGATGAACCGGATGACGCAGTTCAAAGACAAAGCAGGTAGCAACGCCGAGAAAGTGTCGCTGGGCCTTTACGCTTACCCTGCACTGATGGCCGCTGATATTTTGTTGTACCACGCAACGCACGTCCCTGTGGGCGACGACCAGAAACAGCATGTAGAACTGACGCGCGATATTGCGGCAAAGTTCAATCATGACTTCAAGACCGATTTCTTCCCGCTGACTGAACCAGTCATCGAAGGCCCTGCGATGCGCATCATGAACCTGCGTGACGGCACAAAGAAGATGTCCAAGTCCGGCGAAAGTGACATGGAGCGCATCAACATGACCGATGATGCCGACAAGATCGCCAAGAAGTTCAAAAAGGCCAAGACTGACCCAGAACCGCTGCCCGAAACCATCGACGGCCTTTCGGGCCGCCCCGAGGCGCGCAATCTTGTCGATATCTACGCCGCTTTGGCAGATTTGACGCCCGAGGCAGTAGTCGCAGAGTACCCCGGCGCGCAGTGGGGGAAATTCAAACCGGCCTTGGCTGATCTGGCTGTTGCCAAGCTTGCACCTATCTCGGATGAGATGGCGCGTTTCATGGCGGACCCGGCAGAGATTGACCGCATCTTGGGTCAGGGTGCTGAAAAAGCGCGAGCGATTGCGAACCCTATCCTACGCGACACTTACGATATCGTAGGCATGCTCCGCTCCTGA
- a CDS encoding NifU family protein has protein sequence MFIQTESTPNPATLKFLPGQNVLEVGTADFPNVEAAEVSPLATRIFGAGGVTGVFFGIDFVTVTKADDVEWDHIKPGILGAIMEHYQSGQSVMAEDHKPASGHAEHTGEDGEIVGQIKELLDTRVRPAVAQDGGDITFHGFERGIVYLHMQGACAGCPSSTLTLKMGIENLLRHYIPEVVEVRPVAA, from the coding sequence ATGTTCATCCAGACTGAATCAACACCAAACCCTGCAACGCTCAAGTTTCTGCCCGGTCAGAACGTTCTGGAGGTTGGTACGGCAGATTTCCCAAACGTGGAAGCGGCTGAAGTTTCGCCTCTTGCAACGCGCATCTTTGGTGCAGGCGGCGTGACCGGCGTGTTCTTCGGTATCGACTTTGTCACGGTAACAAAGGCCGATGATGTCGAATGGGACCACATCAAGCCAGGTATCCTTGGCGCGATCATGGAGCATTATCAATCCGGTCAATCTGTGATGGCAGAGGACCATAAACCGGCCAGTGGTCACGCAGAACACACTGGCGAAGACGGCGAGATCGTGGGCCAGATCAAAGAACTGCTTGATACACGTGTTCGCCCGGCCGTAGCCCAGGACGGTGGCGACATCACGTTCCACGGGTTCGAGCGTGGTATCGTTTATCTACACATGCAGGGTGCCTGTGCCGGGTGCCCATCTTCGACCCTGACCTTGAAAATGGGGATCGAGAACCTGTTGCGCCACTACATCCCAGAGGTGGTCGAGGTACGGCCCGTTGCAGCCTAG
- a CDS encoding YraN family protein yields the protein MSGTVGYHAGLAAEDIVANDYAKRDHVVAARRWRGQSGEIDLIARDGETVVFVEVKKSRSFANAAARLGRRQMERIVASAAEFLADEPRGQLTDVRFDLAIVDGVGGLNVIENAFMEV from the coding sequence ATGAGTGGCACAGTTGGATACCACGCAGGATTGGCAGCCGAAGATATTGTGGCAAATGATTACGCTAAACGCGACCATGTTGTCGCCGCACGTCGGTGGCGTGGACAGAGCGGTGAGATTGATCTGATTGCACGTGACGGTGAAACCGTTGTCTTTGTCGAAGTCAAAAAGAGCCGCAGTTTCGCAAATGCTGCGGCGCGTCTTGGACGCAGGCAGATGGAGCGGATCGTCGCGAGCGCGGCAGAGTTTTTGGCGGATGAACCGCGCGGTCAGTTGACAGATGTGCGCTTTGATCTGGCGATTGTAGATGGGGTTGGTGGCCTGAATGTGATTGAAAACGCCTTCATGGAAGTATGA
- a CDS encoding YifB family Mg chelatase-like AAA ATPase has product MVALAYTVAFEGIEARLVEVQCAVTPGIPAFSIVGLPDKAVSEARERVRAALTAMAIALPSKRITVNLSPADLPKEGSHFDLPIALALLAALEIIPQDDAAQTVALGELSLDGTLVPVVGALPAAMAAAQEDRTLLCPQACGAEAAWVGAANVIAPRTLADMVRHFTGQSVLQPAEPGEVLRQTGARDLSEVKGQERAKRALEIAAAGRHHLFLVGSPGSGKSMLAARIPGILPQLTPAEALETSMIHSLSGLLDEGGINRERPFREPHHTASMAAIVGGGRNAKPGEISLAHNGVLFMDEFPEFPRTVLETLRQPIETGEVVVARANAHVRYPCRFMLVAAANPCKCGYLADPARACARVPICGEDYLGKISGPLMDRFDLRVEVPPVAFTDLDLPETGESSAEVAARVHHARKAQTKRFADHPEVRVNADMEGHLLEEIATPDTEGRALLVKVAERFGLSARGYHRVLRVARTIADLEGAAEVRQPHVAEAVSYRLAMAKEV; this is encoded by the coding sequence ATGGTTGCGCTGGCCTATACGGTGGCATTTGAAGGGATTGAAGCGCGCTTGGTCGAGGTCCAATGCGCGGTCACACCGGGCATTCCAGCATTCTCGATCGTCGGGCTGCCAGATAAGGCGGTGTCCGAGGCGCGCGAACGGGTACGGGCCGCCCTCACGGCGATGGCCATTGCATTGCCGTCCAAGCGAATCACGGTAAACTTATCGCCCGCCGATCTGCCCAAAGAAGGGTCACATTTCGACCTTCCCATCGCGCTGGCGCTTCTGGCCGCACTTGAGATCATACCACAAGACGACGCCGCGCAGACCGTCGCCTTGGGCGAGTTGTCATTGGATGGCACGCTGGTGCCTGTCGTTGGTGCCTTGCCTGCGGCAATGGCCGCTGCACAAGAAGACCGCACGCTGCTATGCCCGCAGGCCTGCGGGGCCGAGGCCGCATGGGTCGGTGCGGCCAACGTCATCGCACCTCGGACATTGGCCGACATGGTCCGACACTTTACCGGACAATCGGTCTTGCAACCCGCGGAACCGGGTGAGGTCCTGAGGCAAACCGGGGCGCGCGACCTATCAGAGGTGAAAGGGCAGGAACGGGCCAAAAGGGCCCTGGAAATCGCTGCCGCTGGGCGCCACCACTTGTTCTTGGTCGGCTCGCCCGGGTCAGGCAAATCCATGCTGGCCGCGCGCATTCCGGGTATCCTGCCACAGTTAACACCGGCAGAGGCGCTGGAGACATCCATGATCCACTCGCTATCAGGGTTGTTGGACGAAGGGGGCATCAACCGCGAACGCCCGTTCCGTGAACCACACCATACCGCATCAATGGCCGCAATTGTCGGCGGTGGGCGCAACGCCAAGCCGGGTGAAATCAGCCTCGCGCACAATGGTGTGCTTTTTATGGATGAGTTCCCCGAGTTTCCGCGTACGGTCCTTGAGACGCTCAGGCAACCTATTGAGACCGGCGAAGTTGTGGTGGCCCGCGCCAACGCACACGTCCGTTACCCATGCCGATTCATGCTCGTTGCAGCGGCAAACCCATGCAAATGTGGCTACCTTGCCGATCCTGCGCGCGCTTGCGCCCGCGTCCCAATCTGTGGCGAGGATTACTTGGGCAAGATCTCTGGCCCGTTAATGGACCGTTTCGATTTGCGTGTCGAAGTGCCCCCCGTTGCCTTCACGGACCTTGACTTGCCGGAAACCGGTGAAAGCTCGGCCGAGGTTGCCGCGCGCGTTCATCATGCCCGCAAAGCACAAACCAAGCGCTTTGCCGATCACCCTGAAGTCCGCGTGAATGCGGACATGGAAGGCCACCTGCTGGAAGAAATCGCGACGCCCGATACAGAGGGGCGCGCGCTACTGGTGAAAGTGGCCGAACGGTTCGGGCTGTCGGCGCGCGGCTACCACCGGGTGTTGCGCGTCGCGCGCACAATCGCAGACCTTGAGGGGGCAGCAGAGGTGCGCCAACCGCATGTTGCGGAAGCCGTCAGTTATCGGCTCGCCATGGCGAAAGAGGTCTAG
- a CDS encoding histidine phosphatase family protein → MTKLWMVRHGPTHAKSMVGWSDIPADLSDTAAIARLRDFLPDAPVVSSDLIRATATADALRPEHRLPNDQSLREINFGDWELRTFGDVEAEDPDRIRAYWETPGHIAPPKGESWNAVRKRVDDAIDVHLLGDYKHLIVVAHFGVILTQVQRALGIGAYEAFSHRINNLSVTVIDTSDDNWTAEQINHNP, encoded by the coding sequence GTGACAAAACTATGGATGGTACGCCACGGCCCCACGCATGCGAAATCGATGGTTGGCTGGTCGGACATCCCGGCTGATCTGTCCGATACCGCAGCTATCGCGCGTCTACGGGACTTCTTGCCTGATGCGCCGGTCGTGTCATCTGATCTGATCCGGGCCACCGCCACCGCGGATGCCCTCAGACCCGAGCACCGATTGCCGAATGACCAGAGCCTACGCGAAATCAACTTCGGCGATTGGGAACTGCGGACATTCGGGGATGTTGAGGCGGAAGACCCTGACCGTATACGTGCATATTGGGAAACGCCTGGTCATATTGCCCCACCCAAGGGTGAGAGCTGGAACGCTGTACGGAAACGCGTTGATGACGCAATCGACGTGCATCTACTTGGTGATTACAAACACTTGATTGTCGTCGCCCACTTCGGCGTCATTCTGACACAAGTCCAGCGCGCACTTGGCATCGGCGCCTATGAGGCCTTCAGCCACCGCATCAACAATCTGTCTGTGACCGTCATTGATACAAGCGATGATAACTGGACGGCAGAACAGATTAATCACAACCCGTGA